Proteins encoded by one window of Glycine soja cultivar W05 chromosome 15, ASM419377v2, whole genome shotgun sequence:
- the LOC114387166 gene encoding glucan endo-1,3-beta-glucosidase 14-like yields MATFIRKLVFSYAFLALFLSAGIGVFLGVESFGINYGQVANNLPQPDKVVELLSTLNLTKTRIYDTNPQILTSFANSNIEIIVTVENEILSQLDDPQQALQWVNSRIIPYLPETKITGVQVGNEVFTDDDITLIEHLVPAVVNIHNALAQLGYSNIKVSTPSSLAVLDQSYPPSAGSFKSEISGIMYQFLNFLSSSKSPFWINAYPYFAFKDDPNGISLNYVMFNPNAGMVDPYTNLHYDNMLYAMVDAVSFAIAKMGFKGIEVRVSETGWPSKGDADEVGATPMNAATYNRNLLRRQMAGEGTPLNPRMRLEVYLFALFNEDLKPGPTSERNYGLFRPDESMTYNVGLSALATSSASTSSSSISLASSGTKIKVAPWEYQSLMNWMFVFVLISTLCG; encoded by the exons ATGGCTACATTCATCAGAAAATTGGTTTTCAGCTATGCTTTTCTCGCACTTTTTCTCTCAGCAG GTATTGGAGTTTTTCTAGGTGTTGAATCTTTCGGAATCAACTATGGCCAAGTGGCTAACAATTTGCCACAACCAGACAAAGTCGTTGAATTGTTGAGCACCCTTAACCTCACAAAAACAAGAATCTATGATACCAATCCGCAGATTCTGACTTCTTTTGCCAACTCAAACATTGAAATAATTGTGACGGTGGAGAATGAAATACTAAGCCAGTTGGATGATCCTCAACAAGCACTTCAATGGGTGAACAGCCGCATCATACCGTACCTACCCGAGACAAAGATCACTGGGGTTCAGGTTGGGAATGAGGTCTTCACTGATGATGACATCACTCTCATTGAGCACCTTGTGCCAGCAGTGGTGAACATTCACAATGCTCTAGCTCAATTAGGTTACTCAAACATCAAAGTTTCAACACCAAGTTCCTTAGCAGTGCTTGATCAATCTTACCCTCCTTCAGCTGGTAGTTTCAAGAGTGAAATCTCTGGGATCATGTACCAGTTTTTGAACTTCTTGTCAAGCTCCAAGTCCCCCTTTTGGATCAATGCATACCCCTACTTTGCGTTCAAGGATGACCCTAATGGGATTTCCTTGAACTATGTGATGTTCAATCCTAATGCAGGAATGGTTGACCCTTACACCAATCTCCACTATGACAACATGCTTTATGCTATGGTAGATGCTGTTTCATTTGCCATTGCTAAAATGGGGTTCAAGGGAATAGAGGTTAGGGTCTCTGAGACTGGTTGGCCATCAAAAGGAGATGCTGATGAGGTCGGCGCCACGCCGATGAATGCTGCAACTTACAACAGGAACTTGTTGAGAAGGCAAATGGCGGGTGAAGGGacacctttgaatcctagaatgAGGTTGGAAGTGTACTTGTTTGCGTTGTTCAATGAAGACTTGAAGCCTGGACCAACCTCAGAGAGAAACTACGGTCTCTTTCGGCCTGATGAATCCATGACTTACAATGTGGGGTTGTCTGCTCTTGCAACCTCATCAGCATCAACTTCCTCCTCTTCAATTTCTCTTGCTTCCTCTGGCACTAAGATTAAG